One region of Miscanthus floridulus cultivar M001 chromosome 19, ASM1932011v1, whole genome shotgun sequence genomic DNA includes:
- the LOC136525699 gene encoding homeobox-leucine zipper protein ROC7-like produces the protein MKTQQERHENMQLRAENEKLCAENARYKDALANASCPNCGGPATAVIGEMSFDEHHLRIENARLRDEVGRISTIAAKYVGKPAGSLLPNLSNISSASMAPYPPPPPLSSHHLLPGGTDIFGDLHLHGAAAGLDKGLVVELAVAAMEELVRMAQLGEPLWRVGGSS, from the exons ATGAAG ACGCAGCAGGAGCGGCATGAGAACATGCAGCTGCGTGCAGAGAACGAGAAGCTGTGTGCTGAGAACGCGAGATACAAAGACGCGCTCGCCAATGCCTCGTGCCCAAACTGCGGTGGCCCAGCCACAGCCGTCATTGGTGAGATGTCCTTCGATGAGCACCATCTACGCATTGAGAATGCACGCCTCCGCGACGAGGTCGGCCGCATCTCCACCATCGCTGCCAAGTACGTTGGCAAGCCTGCAGGTAGCCTGCTGCCCAACTTGTCAAATATCTCCTCGGCCTCAATGGCGCCAtacccaccaccgccaccactttCCTCCCACCACCTCCTGCCCGGCGGAACAGACATATTTGGTGAccttcatcttcatggtgccgCTGCTGGGTTAGACAAAGGGTTGGTGGttgagctcgccgtggccgcgATGGAGGAGCTAGTGCGGATGGCCCAGCTCGGTGAGCCGCTCTGGAGGGTTGGTGGTTCATCT